The proteins below are encoded in one region of Methanofollis aquaemaris:
- a CDS encoding uracil-xanthine permease family protein, with protein MVYRPDDRPPWSVTLVLAVQHLFLFVISLQVIAALAGAAGIGDDDLLVLIGGIAIASGAATVVNAVGYRGFGVQYLAPYTLSAAYLGPMVLAVKTGGLSLLLGMTTVTGLAQAGFSRYISRLRKYFPVEIAGMILLMLGIMLISHIMPAFMGKYGSGPGTDIASAVTSILLLGFLVVVYVYGRGAVRTAGIMLGICAGWLIAVATGAFGPAEIAGIAAAPLFALPDPLKIGWSFDAALLVPFFVAGFCTVFNDLGTFTLCQVSTNQAWQRPDFGNIEKGVLVTGLATAFSGLIGGAGVGASPAAVGVSIANGAFSRIIGIAAGILLILAGCSPLLIRALTSVPASVLAAVSLFAVSFIIVSGLAIISSRMLDSRRSLVIGVPLAIGVGIDLVSEKIAGMSDLFSPAFGTSLTVAALLAILLNALYQVGVKDTVEFFHDPVAGSPADVNAAMMGPARAWGARKEVFSRAVKAVQACIRDIEAQGVTEAPVRVIMRFDEFNLEVFVSYLTRRSGEGGRLTTGAGGMADASDLSCRCTLHLHFDH; from the coding sequence ATGGTGTACAGGCCGGACGACCGTCCGCCATGGTCGGTCACGCTGGTGCTCGCCGTCCAGCACCTCTTCCTCTTCGTGATCAGCCTCCAGGTCATCGCTGCCCTGGCCGGAGCCGCCGGCATCGGCGACGACGACCTCCTCGTCCTCATCGGCGGCATCGCGATCGCCTCCGGTGCGGCGACGGTCGTGAATGCCGTCGGGTACCGGGGCTTCGGCGTCCAATACCTTGCGCCGTACACCCTTTCGGCCGCATACCTCGGGCCGATGGTCCTCGCCGTCAAGACCGGCGGCCTCTCCCTCCTCCTCGGCATGACGACGGTGACCGGCCTCGCCCAGGCCGGATTCTCACGCTACATCTCCCGCCTCAGGAAGTACTTCCCTGTCGAGATCGCCGGCATGATCCTCCTCATGCTCGGCATCATGCTCATCAGCCACATCATGCCCGCGTTCATGGGGAAGTACGGCTCAGGTCCGGGCACCGACATCGCCTCGGCCGTCACAAGCATCCTCCTCCTCGGCTTCCTCGTCGTGGTCTACGTCTATGGCCGCGGGGCGGTCAGGACCGCCGGGATCATGCTCGGCATCTGCGCGGGCTGGCTCATCGCCGTCGCCACCGGCGCCTTCGGCCCTGCCGAGATCGCCGGGATCGCCGCCGCCCCTCTCTTCGCCCTCCCCGACCCCCTGAAGATCGGCTGGTCCTTCGACGCCGCCCTCCTCGTGCCTTTCTTTGTCGCCGGTTTCTGCACCGTCTTCAACGACCTCGGCACCTTCACCCTCTGCCAGGTGAGCACCAACCAGGCATGGCAGAGGCCGGACTTCGGGAACATCGAGAAGGGCGTCCTCGTCACCGGCCTTGCCACCGCCTTTTCCGGCTTGATCGGCGGCGCCGGCGTCGGTGCGTCGCCTGCGGCCGTCGGGGTCTCTATCGCGAACGGCGCCTTCTCCCGGATCATCGGTATCGCTGCCGGCATCCTCCTCATCCTCGCCGGGTGTTCACCCCTGCTTATCAGGGCTCTGACCTCCGTGCCCGCGTCCGTTCTTGCCGCCGTCTCCCTCTTTGCCGTCTCCTTCATCATCGTCTCGGGTCTTGCGATCATCTCCTCCCGCATGCTCGACTCCCGGCGGTCCCTGGTCATCGGCGTCCCCCTGGCGATCGGGGTCGGGATCGACCTGGTCTCGGAGAAGATCGCGGGCATGAGCGACCTCTTCTCCCCGGCCTTCGGGACCTCCCTCACCGTCGCCGCCCTCCTTGCGATCCTCCTCAATGCCCTGTACCAGGTGGGGGTGAAGGACACCGTCGAGTTCTTCCACGACCCTGTGGCAGGATCGCCTGCCGACGTGAATGCGGCGATGATGGGGCCGGCCAGGGCGTGGGGGGCACGCAAGGAGGTCTTTTCCCGGGCGGTAAAGGCAGTGCAGGCCTGTATCAGGGACATCGAGGCCCAGGGAGTGACCGAGGCGCCAGTGCGGGTGATCATGCGTTTCGACGAGTTCAACCTGGAGGTCTTCGTCTCGTACCTGACGCGGCGGTCAGGTGAGGGCGGGCGATTGACGACCGGCGCCGGCGGCATGGCCGATGCGAGCGACCTTTCGTGCAGGTGCACGCTCCACCTGCACTTCGACCACTAG
- a CDS encoding ATP-NAD kinase family protein: MTTIGLVINPLAGLGGTVGLKGTDGTADEARRRGALPRAGTRAVEALLSLRGLPLRFLTSSGAMGADALDAGGIREYEVVHTPRGPETTADDTRAAVRACVDAGADLILFCGGDGTARDVAAAAGETPILGIPAGVKMYSGVFAVRPAAVGEVLAGDYALREAEVMDIDEEAYRQGDLRARLYATARIPFLPGRVQCGKEASFGDEAAALDGIARFMADLIRAGGCVVLGAGGTTAAIAREAGIEATLLGVDVVVDGKVAAPDADEAALLAHIESAGRCRIIVSPIGAQGAVIGRGTGPITPAVLRAAGPENLIVVATPGKLAATPALFVDTGDPALDAAFGERISVICGYHIARLMPLLRPAAYDRNL, translated from the coding sequence ATGACGACGATCGGGCTTGTGATCAACCCCCTCGCCGGCCTCGGCGGCACGGTCGGCCTGAAGGGGACGGACGGGACGGCTGACGAGGCGCGGCGGCGGGGAGCGCTGCCGCGGGCGGGGACGCGTGCGGTCGAGGCCCTCCTCTCTCTCCGGGGTCTCCCCCTCCGCTTTCTCACCTCCAGTGGGGCGATGGGGGCCGACGCCCTGGACGCCGGGGGCATCAGGGAGTACGAGGTCGTCCATACTCCCCGAGGCCCGGAGACGACGGCCGACGACACCCGCGCCGCTGTCAGGGCCTGTGTCGATGCCGGGGCCGACCTCATCCTCTTCTGCGGAGGCGACGGCACGGCGCGGGACGTCGCGGCGGCTGCGGGGGAGACCCCCATCCTCGGCATCCCCGCGGGCGTGAAGATGTACTCGGGCGTCTTTGCGGTCCGTCCCGCCGCGGTGGGCGAGGTCCTTGCCGGGGACTACGCCCTCCGCGAGGCCGAGGTGATGGACATTGACGAGGAGGCGTACAGGCAGGGCGACCTGCGGGCCCGCCTCTACGCGACGGCCAGGATCCCCTTCCTCCCCGGCCGTGTGCAGTGCGGGAAGGAGGCCTCTTTCGGGGACGAGGCCGCCGCCCTCGATGGCATCGCCCGTTTCATGGCCGACCTGATCCGGGCGGGCGGCTGCGTTGTCCTCGGGGCCGGGGGCACCACGGCCGCGATCGCACGGGAGGCCGGGATCGAGGCGACCCTCCTTGGCGTGGACGTGGTCGTGGACGGGAAGGTTGCCGCCCCTGACGCCGACGAGGCCGCCCTCCTCGCGCATATCGAGAGTGCCGGCCGGTGCAGGATCATCGTCAGCCCGATCGGGGCGCAGGGTGCGGTCATCGGCCGGGGCACCGGGCCGATCACCCCCGCGGTGCTCAGGGCCGCGGGGCCGGAGAACCTTATCGTCGTCGCCACGCCCGGCAAACTCGCCGCAACACCGGCCCTCTTCGTCGACACCGGCGATCCGGCCCTCGACGCCGCCTTCGGCGAGAGGATCTCCGTCATCTGCGGCTACCACATCGCCAGGCTGATGCCCCTCCTCAGGCCGGCGGCATACGATCGAAACCTCTGA
- a CDS encoding class I SAM-dependent methyltransferase: MKAPNEEERNRERMSDISFRIMSVLFRIQDLVWPPDRLIDRIGIREGMVVVDYGCGPGRYIAGASGRVGRTGRLYAVDIHELAIEAVKRRVREENLANVVPVLARGYDSGIPAGTVDLAYALDMFHMIEDPSVFLGELRRIIKPDGMLVIDDGHQPRTTTLKKIRASGLWEVAEETAAFLRCRPKK, encoded by the coding sequence ATGAAGGCGCCAAATGAGGAGGAGAGAAACCGGGAGAGGATGTCTGACATCAGTTTCCGCATCATGTCTGTCCTCTTCAGGATCCAGGACCTGGTCTGGCCCCCCGATCGCCTCATCGACCGGATCGGGATCAGGGAGGGGATGGTCGTGGTGGACTATGGCTGCGGCCCGGGCAGGTATATCGCGGGGGCGTCCGGGCGGGTCGGCAGGACAGGCCGCCTCTACGCCGTCGACATCCATGAACTGGCGATCGAGGCGGTGAAAAGACGGGTCAGGGAGGAAAATCTTGCCAATGTCGTCCCTGTCCTCGCACGCGGCTACGACTCGGGCATACCTGCCGGGACGGTGGACCTCGCCTATGCCCTCGATATGTTCCACATGATCGAAGATCCGTCCGTCTTCCTCGGAGAACTCCGCAGGATCATAAAACCCGACGGCATGCTCGTGATCGACGACGGCCACCAGCCGCGCACGACGACCCTGAAAAAGATCCGTGCCTCGGGACTGTGGGAGGTCGCGGAGGAGACCGCGGCATTTCTGCGGTGCCGCCCAAAAAAATGA
- the trpA gene encoding tryptophan synthase subunit alpha, whose amino-acid sequence MSRIGPLFSGLGRPACIAYLTGGDPDPATSLAALRSVVDAGADIIEIGVPFTDPIADGPTIRRANVRALAAGTTPARIFDLVRAVREGTAVPIVLMTAYNIVYVRGIDRFYGEAAAAGADGVIIPDMPPEESGEAVAAARRHGLDQIFLVAPNTPDERLDRIIDHAGGFLYLVSVQGVTGARAGLPPGMEERIAALRSRTPLPIAVGFGIAGPAQVRALAAAGADGVIAGSAIVEIVERHPGDSDVMCAELKSFVAGLCGAVREGA is encoded by the coding sequence ATGAGCCGGATCGGGCCCCTCTTCTCAGGCCTCGGCAGGCCGGCCTGCATCGCCTACCTGACGGGCGGCGACCCCGACCCCGCGACCTCTCTTGCGGCGTTGCGGTCGGTCGTCGATGCCGGGGCGGACATCATCGAGATCGGCGTTCCCTTCACCGACCCCATCGCCGATGGCCCGACGATCCGGCGGGCGAACGTGCGGGCCCTTGCGGCCGGGACGACGCCGGCCCGGATCTTCGACCTGGTGCGGGCCGTGAGGGAGGGAACCGCCGTCCCGATCGTCCTGATGACGGCGTATAACATCGTCTATGTCCGCGGTATCGATCGTTTCTACGGAGAGGCGGCCGCGGCCGGGGCCGACGGGGTGATCATACCAGACATGCCGCCCGAGGAGTCGGGGGAGGCCGTCGCCGCGGCACGGCGGCACGGCCTCGACCAGATCTTTCTCGTGGCCCCGAACACCCCTGACGAGCGGCTGGACCGCATCATCGACCATGCCGGGGGTTTCCTCTATCTCGTCTCTGTGCAGGGCGTCACCGGCGCGAGGGCGGGCCTCCCCCCCGGCATGGAGGAGAGGATCGCCGCGTTGCGGTCACGCACCCCCCTCCCCATCGCCGTGGGCTTCGGGATCGCCGGCCCCGCCCAGGTCAGGGCGCTCGCGGCCGCGGGGGCGGACGGCGTGATCGCCGGCAGCGCGATCGTGGAGATCGTCGAGCGACATCCGGGGGACAGTGATGTGATGTGCGCCGAACTGAAGAGTTTCGTCGCCGGACTGTGTGGGGCCGTCAGGGAAGGGGCTTGA
- the trpB gene encoding tryptophan synthase subunit beta, whose translation MKKGYFGEFGGQFVPETLMGELGALEAAYERAKNDPPFQAELEGYLSTFAGRETPLTYCRNLSRDLGCRIYLKREDLLHGGAHKINNTLGQALLARHMGKTRIIAETGAGQHGVATAIAGAALGIPVEVYMGEVDMARQRLNVFRMELLGATVHPVRTGSRTLKDAVSEALRDWIARPAETYYLLGSAVGPHPYPTMVRDFQCVIGREMREQVLKAEGRLPTAVVACVGGGSNAIGTFHPFLGDDVRLVGVEAGGEGLSTGKHGATLCAGTKGVLQGALSYLLQDRDGQVLETHSVSAGLDYPGVGPEHGMLKDAGRAEYVVVTDKEALAAFSLLSRREGIIPALESAHAVAHAVKMAREMDGDDIVVVTLSGRGDKDVAEVAARMGVAI comes from the coding sequence ATGAAGAAGGGATATTTCGGTGAATTCGGCGGCCAGTTCGTCCCGGAGACCCTGATGGGGGAACTCGGGGCGCTTGAGGCCGCCTATGAACGCGCGAAGAACGACCCCCCCTTTCAGGCCGAACTGGAGGGGTACCTCTCGACCTTTGCCGGGAGAGAGACTCCCCTCACGTACTGCCGGAACCTCTCCCGCGACCTCGGCTGCCGGATCTACCTGAAGAGGGAGGACCTCCTCCACGGTGGCGCACACAAGATCAACAACACCCTGGGGCAGGCCCTGCTGGCGCGGCACATGGGCAAGACCAGGATCATCGCGGAGACCGGCGCCGGCCAGCACGGCGTGGCGACGGCGATCGCGGGCGCGGCCCTGGGCATCCCTGTCGAGGTCTACATGGGGGAGGTGGACATGGCCAGGCAGCGGCTGAACGTCTTCAGAATGGAACTCCTCGGGGCGACGGTCCACCCTGTGCGGACAGGCAGCCGCACCCTGAAGGACGCGGTCAGCGAGGCCCTGCGCGACTGGATCGCCCGTCCCGCGGAGACCTACTATCTCCTCGGCTCCGCGGTGGGCCCGCATCCCTATCCGACGATGGTCAGGGACTTTCAGTGCGTCATCGGGAGGGAGATGAGGGAACAGGTCCTGAAAGCCGAGGGGCGTCTGCCCACGGCGGTGGTCGCCTGTGTCGGCGGGGGCTCGAACGCTATCGGCACCTTCCATCCGTTCCTCGGCGACGATGTGCGCCTTGTCGGGGTGGAGGCCGGGGGCGAGGGCCTCTCGACCGGGAAGCACGGGGCCACCCTCTGCGCCGGGACGAAGGGTGTGCTCCAGGGCGCCCTCTCGTACCTCCTCCAGGACAGGGACGGGCAGGTCCTGGAGACCCATTCGGTCTCGGCAGGCCTCGACTACCCGGGCGTCGGGCCCGAGCACGGCATGCTGAAGGACGCCGGGCGGGCCGAGTACGTCGTGGTCACCGACAAGGAGGCCCTTGCCGCTTTCTCCCTCCTCTCGCGGCGGGAAGGGATCATCCCGGCCCTGGAGTCGGCCCATGCGGTCGCCCACGCGGTGAAGATGGCCCGGGAGATGGACGGGGATGACATCGTCGTCGTCACCCTCTCCGGGCGGGGGGACAAGGACGTGGCAGAGGTCGCGGCGAGGATGGGGGTGGCGATATGA
- a CDS encoding phosphoribosylanthranilate isomerase: MRVKICGITRATDALAAEKAGADAIGVVLFSDSPRSVAPEKAAEIFAALGPSTARICVSRTDDPAELDEVLALGPTAVQLYCDLPVPPSVAVIRAVADGMPPAGRYDAILLDRSEGTGRRYDLDEARSLVLRSPVPVLLSGGLTPDNVGEAARAVRPYGVDVSSGVEDSPGIKNTRKMTEFIMACRSISP; this comes from the coding sequence ATGCGCGTGAAGATCTGCGGGATCACGCGGGCCACCGACGCCCTTGCCGCCGAAAAGGCCGGTGCCGATGCGATCGGTGTCGTCCTCTTCTCCGACTCGCCGCGGTCGGTCGCCCCTGAAAAGGCGGCCGAGATCTTCGCCGCCCTCGGCCCCTCCACGGCCAGGATCTGCGTCTCGCGGACAGACGACCCGGCAGAACTCGACGAGGTTCTCGCCCTCGGCCCGACTGCGGTGCAACTCTACTGCGACCTCCCTGTACCGCCGAGCGTGGCGGTGATCAGGGCGGTCGCCGACGGGATGCCCCCTGCCGGAAGGTACGACGCCATCCTCCTCGACCGGAGCGAGGGCACAGGAAGGCGGTATGATCTGGATGAGGCCCGGTCGCTTGTCCTGCGGTCGCCTGTCCCTGTCCTCCTCTCCGGCGGCCTGACACCGGACAACGTCGGCGAGGCGGCGAGGGCCGTGCGGCCGTACGGGGTGGACGTCTCGTCGGGCGTCGAAGACAGCCCGGGCATTAAGAACACACGAAAGATGACGGAATTTATCATGGCATGCAGGAGCATATCCCCATGA
- a CDS encoding indole-3-glycerol phosphate synthase TrpC, protein MILDEILARTRERVAGLEATGHIPDHRASGRFSLTKAIRTSERRNAVIAEVKYASPSRGHLHCGVPPEALARALVAGGCAGLSVLTEPFFFGGSTGNLGRVREVAPVPVLRKDFIVDELQLRETAALGADAVLLIAGVLGRDLGRFVDLSLSLGLEPLVEVRTREEAGLACAAGASLIGINNRNLSTMAIDLHTTQRLAPLVTGEGRIVVSESGVVWPCDVRALRPYCDAFLVGSALMSSANPGKRLERLVCA, encoded by the coding sequence ATGATCCTGGACGAGATCCTCGCCCGCACCCGCGAGCGGGTGGCCGGGCTTGAGGCGACCGGGCACATCCCCGACCACCGGGCCTCAGGGCGGTTCAGCCTGACGAAGGCGATCCGCACCTCTGAACGGAGGAACGCGGTCATCGCGGAGGTGAAGTACGCCTCGCCCTCGCGCGGCCACCTCCACTGCGGCGTCCCCCCCGAGGCGCTGGCCCGCGCATTGGTCGCCGGCGGGTGCGCCGGACTTTCTGTGCTGACCGAGCCCTTCTTCTTCGGGGGGAGCACCGGCAACCTCGGGCGGGTGCGGGAGGTCGCACCTGTCCCTGTCTTGAGGAAGGACTTCATCGTCGACGAACTCCAGCTCAGGGAGACGGCGGCGCTCGGGGCCGACGCCGTCCTCCTCATCGCCGGTGTGCTCGGCCGCGACCTCGGACGGTTCGTGGACCTCTCCCTCTCCCTCGGTCTCGAACCCCTGGTGGAGGTGAGGACCAGGGAGGAGGCTGGACTCGCCTGCGCCGCCGGTGCGTCCCTGATAGGGATCAACAACCGGAACCTCTCCACGATGGCCATCGACCTGCACACCACACAGAGACTCGCTCCCCTCGTCACCGGCGAGGGCCGGATCGTCGTCTCCGAGAGTGGCGTCGTCTGGCCCTGCGACGTCCGGGCCCTGCGGCCGTACTGCGATGCGTTTCTCGTCGGTTCGGCCCTCATGTCCTCGGCGAACCCGGGAAAGAGACTGGAGAGGCTGGTATGCGCGTGA
- the trpD gene encoding anthranilate phosphoribosyltransferase codes for MIREAIVRVAEGRELSGREAGEVMREILCGVATPAQVGGFLAAMRMKGESVDEISAFAQAMREASLRIMPRVDGVLVDTCGTGGDGSSTFNISTAAAFVVAGAGVPVVKHGNRSATSRCGSADVLAALGVGLDLGPERAREVVEEVGIVFLYAPAYHPALGRVAGPRSELGIRTVFNLLGPLANPAGAEAQLVGVYSPALVETVAAVLKSLGVGRAMAVHGSGIDEISTVGPTRVAELREGAVLTYDLACEDFGIPPASLSDLAGGDAAENAAILGGMLDGEHGPARDIVLLNAAAAIYLGGRAGCLGDGLRRAKDSIDSGEARQKLDALVRATGGAR; via the coding sequence ATGATCAGGGAGGCGATCGTCCGGGTGGCCGAGGGCCGCGAACTCTCCGGCAGAGAGGCGGGAGAGGTCATGCGCGAGATCCTCTGCGGCGTCGCCACCCCGGCACAGGTCGGTGGTTTTCTTGCCGCAATGAGGATGAAAGGCGAGTCTGTAGATGAAATCTCCGCGTTTGCACAGGCGATGCGCGAGGCCTCCCTCAGGATCATGCCGCGGGTCGATGGCGTCCTCGTCGACACCTGTGGCACCGGCGGAGACGGTAGCAGCACCTTCAATATCAGCACCGCGGCGGCCTTTGTCGTCGCCGGCGCCGGCGTGCCTGTCGTGAAGCACGGCAACCGGAGCGCAACAAGCAGGTGCGGATCGGCCGACGTCCTCGCCGCCCTCGGTGTGGGCCTCGACCTCGGACCTGAACGCGCCCGGGAGGTCGTCGAGGAGGTCGGGATTGTCTTCCTCTATGCACCGGCGTACCACCCGGCCCTCGGCCGGGTGGCCGGGCCGAGATCAGAACTCGGTATCAGGACGGTCTTCAACCTCCTCGGCCCTCTTGCAAATCCGGCCGGTGCGGAGGCGCAACTCGTCGGCGTCTACAGCCCGGCGCTCGTGGAGACGGTCGCCGCGGTATTGAAGAGCCTCGGCGTCGGGCGGGCAATGGCGGTCCACGGGAGCGGCATCGACGAGATCAGCACCGTGGGGCCGACCCGTGTCGCCGAACTCCGCGAGGGGGCGGTCCTGACCTATGACCTCGCCTGCGAGGACTTCGGGATCCCGCCGGCCTCTCTCTCCGACCTTGCCGGCGGGGACGCGGCCGAGAACGCGGCGATCCTCGGGGGCATGCTCGACGGCGAGCACGGGCCTGCCCGCGACATCGTCCTCCTCAACGCTGCCGCCGCGATCTATCTCGGGGGAAGGGCCGGATGCCTCGGGGACGGCCTTCGCCGTGCGAAAGATTCGATCGATTCAGGAGAGGCGCGGCAGAAGCTCGATGCCCTTGTCAGGGCGACAGGAGGTGCCCGATGA
- a CDS encoding anthranilate synthase component II, with translation MRVLIIDCYDSFTYNLYQQVGKFGSDPIVVRNDTPASVLREIDCDRIILSPGPGTPEESGLCLDALRTICREVPTLGICLGHQAICTVFGGRVTRAGRLMHGKTSRIVHDGTGIFDGVPDPFDATRYHSLVADRNSLPRELEVTATSLDDGYVMGVRHRDYPIDGIQFHPESILSPEGDRIIRNFLAGKGVRA, from the coding sequence ATGAGAGTGCTCATCATCGACTGCTATGACAGTTTCACCTACAACCTCTATCAGCAGGTCGGAAAGTTCGGCAGCGATCCGATCGTCGTCAGGAACGACACCCCTGCGTCGGTGCTCCGGGAGATCGACTGCGACCGGATCATCCTCTCCCCGGGTCCCGGGACGCCCGAAGAGTCGGGGCTCTGTCTGGACGCCCTCAGGACAATCTGCCGCGAGGTCCCGACTCTCGGGATCTGTCTCGGCCACCAGGCGATCTGCACCGTCTTCGGTGGGCGGGTGACGAGGGCCGGGCGTCTGATGCACGGCAAGACCTCCCGGATCGTCCACGACGGCACCGGGATCTTCGACGGCGTTCCCGATCCCTTCGACGCCACCCGGTACCATTCGCTGGTGGCCGACCGAAACAGCCTCCCGCGGGAACTGGAGGTCACGGCGACGAGTCTGGACGACGGTTATGTGATGGGCGTCAGACACCGGGACTATCCCATAGACGGCATCCAGTTCCACCCGGAGAGCATCCTCTCTCCCGAGGGTGACCGGATCATCAGGAATTTCCTTGCCGGAAAGGGGGTGCGGGCATGA
- a CDS encoding anthranilate synthase component I family protein, translating into MTPPGVYVGLCDGVGFLLESMEGSDRSARYSVIGVGPALRISLGETVEISGTRPFVRVAASPDGADPVEMVRSILGRFTVADVGAPRYFGGFVGYFAYDLVHRLHPKVGPGRRDGPDAPLARLLLAQDCIVFDHLAGRMYIFSSPLLTEDTDPLRAYEESRARIRALVTQIRTLEPEEERARPEAAGIDLPCRSTVSKEAFEAAVLRMKEHIAAGDIFQGVLSRRIDCDYPGDPFAIYRALRAINPGPYMYFLDFGDQQVAGASPEMLVRVEKGAVTTVPIAGTRPRGATPEEDDRLGEDLLADTKERAEHTMLVDLARNDLGRVCTYGSVRLPAFMGVEKYSHVQHIVSTVEGSLDDRYDSFDAFTSCFPAGTVSGAPKIRAMQIIDDLEPCPRGIYAGAVGHVGFDGDMDLAIAIRTVVLEDGTASVQVGAGIVADSIPENEWEETRNKAAAMLRAIAQGRSDL; encoded by the coding sequence GTGACGCCTCCGGGAGTCTATGTCGGGCTCTGCGACGGCGTCGGTTTTCTCCTCGAGTCGATGGAGGGAAGTGACCGGAGTGCACGCTACTCGGTGATCGGGGTCGGCCCGGCCCTCAGGATCTCCCTGGGGGAGACGGTCGAGATCAGCGGCACGCGGCCCTTTGTCCGGGTCGCTGCCTCTCCTGATGGGGCCGACCCGGTCGAGATGGTCAGGTCTATCCTCGGCAGGTTTACTGTCGCCGATGTCGGCGCCCCGAGATATTTCGGGGGTTTTGTCGGTTACTTCGCGTACGACCTCGTCCACCGTCTCCATCCGAAGGTCGGGCCCGGTCGCCGGGACGGTCCCGACGCCCCCCTGGCCAGGCTTCTCCTTGCACAGGACTGTATCGTCTTCGACCACCTCGCCGGCAGGATGTACATCTTCTCAAGCCCCCTGCTGACCGAAGACACAGACCCTCTCAGGGCGTACGAGGAGAGCAGGGCAAGGATCAGGGCGCTGGTTACACAGATCCGGACCCTCGAACCGGAGGAAGAGAGAGCCCGACCCGAAGCCGCAGGGATTGACCTCCCCTGCCGCTCGACCGTCTCGAAGGAGGCCTTCGAGGCCGCCGTCCTGAGGATGAAAGAGCACATCGCGGCAGGCGACATCTTTCAGGGCGTCCTGTCCCGGCGGATCGACTGCGACTACCCGGGCGACCCCTTTGCGATCTATAGGGCGCTCAGGGCGATCAACCCGGGTCCGTACATGTACTTCCTGGACTTCGGGGACCAGCAGGTCGCCGGAGCAAGTCCCGAGATGCTCGTTCGCGTGGAGAAGGGGGCGGTCACGACCGTCCCGATCGCCGGGACGCGGCCGAGAGGTGCGACCCCTGAGGAGGACGACCGCCTCGGAGAGGATCTCCTTGCCGACACGAAGGAACGCGCCGAGCACACGATGCTCGTCGACCTCGCCAGAAACGACCTCGGCAGGGTCTGCACCTATGGCTCGGTCCGCCTGCCCGCGTTCATGGGCGTCGAGAAGTACTCCCATGTCCAGCATATCGTCTCCACGGTGGAGGGGTCGCTCGACGACCGGTACGACTCTTTCGATGCCTTCACATCATGCTTCCCGGCAGGCACGGTCTCGGGCGCCCCGAAGATCAGGGCGATGCAGATCATCGACGACCTGGAGCCCTGCCCCCGCGGCATCTATGCCGGTGCTGTCGGGCATGTCGGTTTCGACGGCGATATGGACCTTGCCATCGCGATCAGGACCGTTGTCCTCGAGGACGGGACGGCGTCGGTCCAGGTCGGCGCCGGCATCGTCGCCGATTCCATCCCCGAAAACGAGTGGGAAGAGACCAGGAACAAGGCTGCGGCCATGCTCCGGGCGATCGCACAGGGGAGGAGCGACCTATGA